The Thermoclostridium stercorarium subsp. stercorarium DSM 8532 genome contains a region encoding:
- a CDS encoding Panacea domain-containing protein → MERVGMISYLAKRFDKKTQFGKTALMKYIYILQEVFNIQLGYEFSLYTYGPYCSDVLADLDYTEAIDGVKIYSVDLGTGGYCIKPSKKTDEYIKKSEDFISQNEERINEIIELFGDMTARDLELRTTIIYLYKNYLQNRWEINRYEISDSVRELKPYFSLEEILNAYNQLEEMNIFAILCN, encoded by the coding sequence ATGGAAAGGGTAGGAATGATTTCTTATTTGGCAAAAAGATTTGATAAAAAGACTCAATTTGGCAAAACAGCGTTAATGAAATATATATACATACTTCAGGAAGTATTTAATATACAGTTGGGCTATGAGTTTTCACTGTATACATATGGCCCTTATTGCAGTGATGTTTTGGCGGATTTGGATTACACTGAGGCTATTGACGGTGTGAAAATATATTCTGTTGATTTGGGGACAGGTGGTTATTGTATTAAACCATCAAAGAAAACGGATGAGTATATCAAGAAATCTGAGGATTTTATATCACAAAATGAGGAACGGATAAACGAAATTATAGAATTATTTGGTGATATGACCGCAAGAGATCTTGAGCTCAGAACAACAATAATTTATTTGTATAAAAATTATCTTCAAAACAGGTGGGAAATAAACAGGTATGAAATATCGGACAGTGTACGTGAATTAAAGCCGTATTTCAGTTTGGAAGAAATTCTGAATGCCTATAATCAGTTAGAGGAAATGAATATTTTTGCCATATTGTGTAATTAA
- a CDS encoding HD domain-containing protein gives MNFNEAGLERDRKIIRFAALLHDIGHSPFSHADEELMPYIPEDHPKYKKGEDKRFSHEDYSIAVIKTFFKDIIENYKDNDNYDIKVEDVTALLGDETVKPKRSHVWKNIISSQLDADRADYLLRDSLHLGISYGIYDKERLVNTMSIATDPETYSTNLAVEEGGWHVAESLVIARYHMFTQVYFHKTRRAFDHHIENALKEILLKHGDRSGFFPPPDGEENLKKYLEYDDWAMYGLLKEGLGGEHGKIILERKQDKCVFQTSEVPDEDELDRFEDYI, from the coding sequence TTGAATTTTAATGAAGCAGGGCTTGAAAGAGATCGAAAGATTATCAGGTTTGCTGCTTTACTCCATGATATCGGTCATTCGCCTTTTTCACACGCCGATGAAGAACTGATGCCTTATATTCCTGAAGATCATCCTAAGTACAAGAAGGGTGAGGATAAGAGATTTTCGCATGAGGACTATAGTATAGCGGTTATTAAAACCTTTTTTAAGGACATAATAGAAAATTACAAAGATAACGATAACTATGATATAAAAGTTGAGGATGTTACGGCTCTTTTGGGCGATGAAACGGTTAAACCCAAAAGAAGTCATGTGTGGAAGAATATAATATCAAGTCAGTTGGATGCGGACAGAGCGGATTATCTTTTAAGAGACTCGTTACATTTGGGAATAAGTTATGGTATATATGATAAGGAAAGACTGGTAAATACTATGAGCATAGCAACAGATCCCGAAACTTATAGTACTAATCTGGCAGTTGAAGAAGGTGGGTGGCATGTTGCAGAAAGCTTGGTTATTGCAAGGTATCATATGTTTACTCAAGTCTACTTTCACAAAACCAGGCGGGCGTTTGATCATCATATAGAAAATGCTTTAAAGGAAATACTTTTAAAACATGGAGATAGAAGCGGTTTTTTTCCGCCGCCTGACGGAGAAGAAAATTTAAAAAAATATTTGGAATATGATGATTGGGCAATGTATGGTTTACTGAAGGAAGGGCTTGGTGGCGAGCATGGAAAAATAATACTGGAAAGAAAACAGGATAAATGTGTATTTCAGACAAGTGAAGTTCCTGATGAAGATGAGCTTGACAGATTTGAAGATTATATATAA
- a CDS encoding S-layer homology domain-containing protein, whose product MIKKQKNISKILSFVMALSMILTTGVYITQTKVFATSAVTFEDVKTTDWFYNNVMELTKRGLISGYPDKTFRPNSNIKVDEFVKILVSAIDESVISSRNGYWAEGYINKAKELGIIQDGEFSSYTRNITRGEIARMIVRAGTGTVADEKGINLEIPENYTEYAPIITDYSTLDTASQDIALKIFVSGIITGFADGTIGFNKNATRAEASAILMRFLEKDQRRIPQLPEDLGNTLYEEKQIPNPASVFEKRKNGLNAFSAEELKILLDEIYPGDNLTQEWIDTYPAEKLYEYFGQKYHDTFYDYIRTSEKVIDNSTVECDITVRLSDGSIKKHKVRLKMDDNLFWSVISDDIVQ is encoded by the coding sequence GTGATTAAGAAACAAAAAAATATATCTAAAATTTTATCATTTGTTATGGCGTTAAGTATGATTTTGACTACAGGAGTTTATATAACCCAGACAAAGGTATTTGCAACAAGCGCAGTAACATTTGAGGATGTAAAGACAACGGATTGGTTCTATAACAATGTAATGGAGTTAACAAAAAGAGGATTAATTTCAGGCTATCCTGACAAAACTTTCAGGCCAAACTCCAATATCAAAGTGGATGAATTTGTAAAAATATTGGTTTCTGCTATTGATGAAAGCGTTATATCTTCGAGAAATGGTTATTGGGCAGAAGGGTATATTAATAAGGCTAAGGAATTAGGCATTATTCAGGACGGAGAATTTTCAAGTTATACCCGAAATATTACCCGTGGCGAAATAGCAAGGATGATTGTCAGAGCAGGTACAGGAACAGTTGCCGATGAAAAAGGAATAAATTTGGAAATTCCTGAAAATTACACAGAGTATGCACCCATAATTACTGATTATTCAACCCTTGATACTGCCTCGCAGGATATAGCGTTAAAAATATTCGTTTCAGGAATCATAACAGGATTTGCAGACGGAACTATTGGGTTTAATAAAAATGCTACAAGGGCTGAAGCGTCTGCAATCCTTATGAGATTTCTCGAAAAAGACCAAAGAAGAATTCCTCAGTTGCCTGAAGATTTAGGTAACACATTATATGAAGAAAAACAAATACCCAACCCGGCATCTGTTTTTGAGAAAAGGAAAAATGGCCTTAATGCCTTTTCTGCTGAAGAATTAAAGATTTTGCTGGACGAAATATATCCTGGCGATAATCTGACCCAGGAATGGATTGATACATATCCGGCAGAAAAATTATATGAATATTTTGGTCAAAAATATCACGATACTTTTTATGATTATATTAGAACAAGTGAAAAAGTTATTGATAATTCTACAGTTGAGTGCGATATAACTGTAAGATTGTCAGACGGCAGCATAAAAAAACATAAAGTAAGACTTAAGATGGATGATAATCTGTTTTGGAGTGTAATTTCCGACGATATAGTTCAGTAA
- a CDS encoding phospholipase D-like domain-containing anti-phage protein — protein MLNHYSSRRNNLLDEFLNPSLKNAQGYDRLAGYFCSSVLEVAGEAIESVDGPIRVVCNSNVKKEDVEVAKMVKRKLVKEWKYSRPEEKAILCQERFKKLYDLLKSGKMQVKVMPDDVYGLVHAKAGVITRHDGSKIAYIGSVNETRAAWTENYEMLWSDDSEKSVKWVQEEFDFFWNNPYALELCDAIIEDIGRIAQRRVVSLDEWRKNPEPASVVIESPMYKDGLELWNHQKYFIKMVFEEHVNKGGARYILADEVGLGKTAQLALIAELTALYSDKPVLILVPKTLLFQWQDELKSMFGIPSAVFDGNKWVIENGREVKPSNGRPAILQCPRKIAIISHGLIKRASRAIEPLLELEYECVLVDEAHKARRKNLNKPAEEPESNNLMNFLVKLSLRTKTMILATATPIQLHPVEGWDLLYILAQGSERILGSEISQWKRHHLDGIAYICGQKEMPLGSDAWQWIKDPLPSEDEDNMSFLFGDLRKFLGLRKDETKARFNYSELDPHVRDIVDLIAREDFFKNYNPFIRFMVRRRRETLEKLIDPETGKPYLEKIEIKFGEGQDRGLSMPWRIQRAYDLALDFTSLLKERGAKGFYKTLLLRRVCSSIHAGLKTARAIFAKKAIDESILTEDELEDMEDDDLLTLDLSNAKELEYLSEIIDILDNNREEDLKYNKIKEILLKMKWIERGCVIFSEYFDTAQWTAQRLSEDIPDVGIGLYAGIGNSSGIYKKGKLHVMPRDEIKGLVLDGRLKVLVGTDAAGEGLNLQALGTVINIDLPWNPIRLEQRIGRIRRAGQLYKEVYVYNLFYRGSIEEHVHNKLKKRIKHTEEIIGPVSPLLGDERIKDIIEDIDEKEEHPFDIKYRQHVAKVDWENVSTVLNDEERVEHLIKPWM, from the coding sequence ATGTTGAATCACTACTCTTCACGCCGAAACAATCTATTAGACGAGTTCTTGAACCCATCTCTCAAAAATGCCCAGGGTTACGATAGACTTGCAGGTTACTTTTGCTCATCTGTTCTTGAAGTGGCTGGTGAGGCAATAGAAAGTGTAGATGGGCCAATTAGAGTGGTATGCAACTCAAATGTGAAAAAAGAAGATGTAGAGGTTGCGAAGATGGTAAAGCGCAAATTGGTAAAAGAATGGAAATATTCAAGGCCAGAAGAAAAGGCAATTTTGTGCCAGGAAAGGTTCAAAAAACTCTATGACCTTTTGAAAAGTGGGAAGATGCAAGTAAAGGTAATGCCTGATGATGTATATGGTCTAGTTCATGCGAAGGCAGGGGTAATAACAAGGCATGATGGCAGTAAAATAGCATATATAGGCAGTGTTAACGAGACACGTGCTGCATGGACAGAAAACTATGAGATGTTGTGGTCTGACGATTCAGAAAAAAGTGTTAAATGGGTACAAGAGGAGTTTGACTTCTTCTGGAATAATCCATATGCGCTTGAACTTTGTGATGCTATTATAGAAGATATAGGCAGGATAGCTCAAAGACGCGTGGTTTCATTAGATGAGTGGCGGAAAAATCCAGAACCCGCTTCCGTTGTCATAGAATCTCCCATGTATAAAGATGGTTTGGAGCTTTGGAATCATCAGAAATATTTTATAAAAATGGTATTTGAGGAGCATGTAAACAAAGGTGGAGCACGCTATATCCTTGCTGATGAAGTGGGTTTAGGTAAAACCGCCCAGCTGGCTTTGATAGCTGAGCTGACAGCGCTATACAGTGATAAGCCCGTACTTATACTGGTCCCTAAAACACTTCTTTTCCAGTGGCAGGATGAGCTAAAGAGTATGTTTGGAATTCCATCAGCTGTATTTGATGGAAATAAGTGGGTGATTGAAAATGGACGAGAAGTTAAACCCAGCAATGGCAGACCAGCAATTCTTCAATGTCCGAGGAAAATAGCGATAATTTCTCATGGGTTAATAAAACGGGCTTCACGAGCAATTGAACCTTTGCTGGAGCTTGAATACGAATGCGTATTAGTTGACGAAGCACATAAGGCTCGCAGGAAAAATTTAAATAAACCTGCAGAAGAACCAGAGTCTAATAATTTGATGAACTTTCTAGTGAAGCTATCGCTCAGAACGAAGACAATGATACTGGCAACAGCAACACCCATTCAGCTCCATCCTGTTGAAGGGTGGGATTTGTTGTACATTTTAGCTCAAGGGAGTGAACGAATACTTGGTTCAGAAATAAGTCAATGGAAGCGACATCATTTAGATGGAATAGCATATATATGCGGTCAGAAAGAAATGCCTCTGGGAAGTGACGCGTGGCAATGGATAAAAGATCCATTACCTAGTGAAGACGAGGATAATATGAGCTTTTTGTTTGGAGACCTTAGAAAGTTTTTAGGTTTAAGAAAAGATGAAACAAAAGCAAGGTTTAATTATAGTGAATTAGACCCGCATGTTAGGGACATAGTAGACTTAATAGCAAGAGAAGACTTTTTTAAGAATTACAATCCATTTATAAGGTTTATGGTCAGGAGACGACGCGAAACGCTTGAGAAACTTATAGACCCTGAAACAGGCAAGCCATACCTGGAGAAAATAGAAATTAAATTTGGAGAGGGGCAGGACAGAGGGCTAAGTATGCCGTGGAGGATACAAAGGGCATATGACCTTGCACTGGATTTCACAAGTTTATTGAAAGAAAGGGGAGCTAAAGGTTTTTACAAGACGTTGCTTTTGAGAAGGGTATGCAGCTCAATACATGCGGGCTTAAAAACAGCTCGCGCTATATTTGCAAAGAAAGCCATAGATGAATCAATTTTAACCGAAGACGAATTAGAGGATATGGAAGATGATGATTTGTTAACTCTCGACCTTAGTAATGCGAAGGAGTTAGAATATTTATCCGAAATTATCGATATACTGGACAATAACCGAGAAGAGGACCTAAAATATAACAAAATTAAAGAAATTCTATTAAAGATGAAATGGATAGAACGTGGATGTGTGATATTCTCAGAGTATTTTGATACTGCTCAGTGGACGGCCCAGAGGCTTTCTGAGGATATTCCAGATGTAGGGATTGGGCTTTATGCAGGAATTGGCAACAGTTCGGGAATTTACAAGAAAGGCAAGCTTCATGTAATGCCTCGTGATGAGATAAAAGGGCTGGTACTTGATGGCAGGTTAAAGGTTTTGGTAGGGACTGATGCGGCAGGGGAAGGTTTGAATTTGCAAGCCCTTGGGACGGTAATTAATATTGATTTGCCGTGGAATCCAATAAGATTGGAACAGAGAATAGGTCGTATACGTCGTGCGGGCCAGCTCTATAAGGAGGTATATGTATATAACTTGTTTTATCGAGGTTCGATAGAAGAGCACGTCCATAATAAGCTGAAAAAACGCATAAAACATACCGAAGAAATAATAGGCCCAGTTTCACCTCTGTTGGGGGATGAGAGAATAAAAGATATAATTGAGGATATCGATGAAAAAGAAGAACATCCATTTGACATAAAATATCGCCAGCATGTTGCAAAAGTAGATTGGGAAAATGTGAGTACTGTTCTTAATGATGAGGAAAGAGTAGAACACCTTATAAAACCGTGGATGTAG
- a CDS encoding anti-phage-associated DUF1156 domain-containing protein: MSESIIEKVFFPKLMSYETYKERKSGAGQILTGLGKWWGRKPLVYARALLLGILLPASDDIKRDTEIYMKLLGLSERELLKRKNKKLEPIVVYEYMTDEEKADCGAVIEYKTNGSVLHTFKKEVVKRIKDENYSLDTLPAEIAFKYATEEEKKQYFKVHLGLKCNQYELEIFKRLPYDLKLKYCEGLDKVDNLSRETWEDINNYLGTNAYSYQEIVKQLGERRFGHVPTVGDPFCGGGNIPFEAARLGFNVYASDLNPVAMLLTWSALNLLGLPEDKIKKLKAFQERIFKLADKQITEWGIEHNSQGHRANAYLYCTEAVCPDCGWRVPLAPSWIIGKNTRTVAILKENAESKSFDIEIKMNASDEEMEIAKKGTVMRSELKCPHCKNSVPISKIRGDKKDEKGNTIWGLRRWEKHEFVPREDDVFQERLYCIRYEKEYKDENGRIRTERYYKAPDEEDLEREKKVIELLGERFSEWQQKGYIPSDVIEEGYNTSQPIRERGWAYWHQLFNPRQLLLHGLLMELIDKEAKTREERIVGLLGVNRCCNWNSKLCIWDPTKSGGIGHTAQTFYNQALNTLFNYGVRGLKALDESWFFKLNRLFNIEHKVLYTNLLDARILQNYCMVWLTDPPYADAVNYHELSEFFLAWDKKFLKEVFPEWYTDSKRALAIKGSDDQFKLAMTEAFKNIAEHTLEGGYVIIMFTHQSAKVFASLVQILLSAGLRIMNAWSVATETESVGIDEGNYVQSTVAIILKKDSAYKRQKAFLRQLRGIVKNEVEKQIHYMMEVENGLKGNKIFTSADLELAGYYAALRVLTAYDISESEEKMTEFLEDMRSYASSIILPEGFKGLGYDIESIREVWASLNNYEKYYIRGLEFEKEGERKIKLYQDAARGLGILDYDDLLGENRVNRARVKTATEFGMTILETQHGFSNTMLRYILAAINVTQEKIREIGDETTAISIGHEWLKNKLGSEYWHKKLKVEILLRYISNLSILPQWVEDSRIARHLLERVVNDRM; this comes from the coding sequence GTGAGCGAAAGCATAATAGAAAAGGTTTTTTTCCCTAAACTTATGTCATATGAGACGTATAAAGAACGAAAATCAGGAGCGGGGCAAATACTGACAGGCCTTGGCAAGTGGTGGGGCAGAAAACCTCTTGTGTATGCTCGTGCGCTGTTATTAGGCATTCTGCTTCCTGCTTCAGATGACATTAAAAGGGATACAGAAATCTATATGAAATTATTGGGTTTATCAGAACGTGAGCTATTAAAGCGAAAAAATAAAAAGTTAGAGCCTATTGTCGTATATGAGTATATGACTGATGAGGAAAAAGCAGATTGCGGTGCGGTCATTGAGTATAAAACCAATGGCTCAGTGCTCCATACTTTCAAGAAAGAGGTAGTAAAGAGAATAAAAGATGAGAACTACAGCCTTGATACGTTACCTGCTGAAATAGCTTTTAAATATGCTACTGAGGAAGAAAAGAAGCAGTATTTTAAAGTACATCTTGGATTAAAGTGTAACCAGTATGAATTGGAAATTTTCAAGCGATTACCTTATGATTTGAAATTAAAATACTGCGAAGGTTTGGATAAGGTTGATAATCTATCGAGAGAGACATGGGAAGATATTAATAATTATTTGGGAACAAATGCATATTCATATCAGGAAATAGTAAAGCAATTGGGAGAGAGGCGTTTTGGACACGTTCCAACAGTTGGCGATCCTTTTTGTGGAGGGGGTAACATACCCTTTGAAGCAGCAAGATTGGGTTTTAATGTGTATGCTTCTGATCTAAACCCAGTTGCAATGCTCTTGACATGGTCTGCCCTGAACCTTTTAGGGCTGCCAGAAGATAAAATAAAAAAGCTGAAAGCATTTCAAGAGAGGATATTTAAACTTGCTGATAAGCAGATAACAGAATGGGGCATAGAGCACAACTCGCAAGGGCATAGAGCAAACGCTTATCTTTACTGCACAGAAGCGGTTTGCCCTGATTGTGGGTGGAGGGTACCACTAGCTCCCTCGTGGATAATTGGAAAGAATACGAGAACCGTTGCTATTTTAAAAGAAAACGCTGAGAGTAAAAGCTTTGATATAGAGATAAAAATGAATGCAAGCGATGAAGAGATGGAAATAGCCAAGAAAGGTACCGTGATGAGGAGTGAACTCAAATGCCCGCACTGTAAAAACAGCGTGCCTATATCGAAGATAAGGGGAGACAAAAAGGACGAAAAAGGCAATACCATTTGGGGCTTAAGGCGTTGGGAAAAGCATGAATTTGTGCCAAGGGAAGATGACGTATTCCAGGAGAGGCTTTACTGTATAAGGTATGAAAAGGAGTACAAAGATGAAAATGGAAGAATAAGGACAGAAAGGTATTACAAAGCACCAGATGAGGAGGATTTGGAAAGGGAAAAGAAGGTAATTGAGCTTTTAGGAGAAAGGTTCAGCGAGTGGCAACAAAAAGGGTATATTCCAAGCGATGTGATTGAAGAAGGCTATAATACATCTCAGCCAATAAGAGAGAGAGGCTGGGCATACTGGCATCAGCTTTTCAACCCCCGCCAGCTCCTTTTACACGGGCTTTTGATGGAGCTGATTGACAAAGAAGCAAAGACAAGAGAAGAGAGAATTGTGGGACTGCTGGGGGTGAATAGGTGCTGTAATTGGAATTCTAAGTTATGTATATGGGATCCTACAAAATCTGGTGGGATAGGACATACAGCTCAAACTTTTTATAACCAAGCCTTAAATACTTTATTTAATTACGGTGTAAGAGGATTAAAAGCTCTAGATGAATCTTGGTTTTTTAAATTAAATAGGTTATTTAATATTGAACACAAAGTTTTATATACTAATCTTTTAGATGCCAGAATACTACAAAACTATTGCATGGTCTGGCTTACTGATCCCCCCTATGCCGATGCAGTTAACTACCACGAGCTTTCGGAGTTCTTTTTAGCATGGGACAAGAAGTTTTTAAAAGAAGTTTTCCCTGAGTGGTATACGGACAGCAAAAGGGCATTGGCTATAAAAGGGTCGGATGACCAATTTAAGCTTGCCATGACGGAAGCCTTCAAGAATATAGCCGAACATACACTTGAAGGCGGTTATGTTATAATAATGTTCACGCATCAAAGCGCAAAGGTATTTGCAAGCCTTGTTCAAATTCTGCTCTCAGCGGGCTTAAGGATTATGAATGCGTGGTCTGTCGCTACCGAAACAGAATCGGTAGGAATTGATGAAGGTAACTACGTTCAGTCAACAGTGGCGATAATTCTCAAAAAGGATTCGGCTTATAAGAGGCAAAAAGCTTTCTTAAGACAGCTTCGTGGTATTGTAAAAAATGAAGTGGAGAAGCAGATCCATTATATGATGGAGGTTGAAAATGGGCTTAAAGGCAATAAAATCTTTACATCAGCTGATCTAGAGCTTGCAGGGTATTATGCGGCATTGAGGGTATTGACTGCATATGATATTAGCGAATCAGAGGAAAAAATGACAGAATTCCTGGAAGATATGCGCTCGTATGCAAGCAGCATTATCCTGCCTGAGGGATTTAAGGGATTGGGTTACGATATTGAAAGCATTAGGGAAGTGTGGGCCAGCTTGAATAACTACGAGAAATATTACATTCGCGGCCTTGAGTTTGAGAAGGAAGGGGAAAGGAAAATAAAGTTATACCAGGATGCTGCCAGAGGGCTGGGCATACTGGATTATGATGATTTGCTGGGAGAAAATAGGGTAAATAGGGCAAGAGTAAAAACGGCAACGGAGTTTGGAATGACAATTTTAGAAACTCAACATGGGTTTAGTAATACGATGCTGAGATATATACTTGCTGCAATCAACGTGACGCAGGAAAAAATAAGGGAAATAGGCGATGAGACTACAGCGATTAGCATTGGCCACGAGTGGCTGAAAAACAAGCTTGGCAGTGAATACTGGCATAAAAAACTAAAGGTGGAGATACTATTGAGATATATCTCAAATCTCAGCATATTACCTCAATGGGTAGAAGATTCAAGAATAGCACGCCACCTGTTGGAAAGGGTTGTAAATGATAGAATGTAA
- a CDS encoding DUF3780 domain-containing protein, with protein sequence MGKTQIKTLTYGYGFNPEETHHHFMVIIPKSKKEKVKVYERFVWRGEEDLKGIDESRTTENKLKVVVAYNIWERLSSYLSQEFNSRLRKEGYKIYKWKTGNNPVNRLMGKELVLLLWAVEDVEDVDILPKAIINWQGLRPEERWFLYGLANAATGSANEKNMGWRKGIKYGLLENPVDEEKTRQLSIWDYEGGSNL encoded by the coding sequence ATGGGCAAAACACAAATCAAGACGCTAACATATGGTTATGGTTTTAATCCAGAAGAGACTCACCACCATTTTATGGTGATTATCCCTAAGAGTAAAAAAGAAAAGGTAAAAGTATACGAGCGTTTTGTATGGCGTGGAGAAGAGGATTTAAAAGGTATAGATGAAAGCAGGACGACAGAGAACAAATTAAAAGTGGTAGTTGCTTACAATATCTGGGAAAGATTATCCTCATACCTCTCCCAGGAATTTAACTCCAGACTTAGAAAAGAAGGATATAAGATTTATAAATGGAAAACAGGGAACAATCCTGTTAACAGGCTTATGGGGAAAGAGTTAGTACTTCTGTTGTGGGCAGTGGAAGATGTTGAGGATGTTGACATTCTGCCGAAAGCAATAATCAATTGGCAGGGGCTCAGGCCAGAGGAAAGATGGTTTTTGTATGGACTTGCCAATGCGGCAACGGGTAGTGCCAACGAAAAAAACATGGGTTGGCGAAAGGGAATAAAATATGGTCTGTTAGAAAACCCAGTTGATGAAGAAAAAACAAGGCAGTTGAGTATTTGGGACTACGAAGGAGGCAGTAATTTGTGA